The Parcubacteria group bacterium ADurb.Bin159 genomic sequence CGCTATGAAAGGACTTAAACAACAAGAAATTCAAGGATTAGGATTTTTGTTCAAAGGAATAGATATTCCACCAGAAATTTCTTATAATCACCAAATTTATAAATTAGAAACACCCCAATATGTTGCCGCTTTCTTTAATTTAAATAACGAGAAATTAACTAAATCAATAAGGCAATCCCTTAATTCTCTTGTTGATAAAAAAAACCTCCCTCCTGTTTTAAAAGGTATGGGGTTTCCTATTAGTGGCCCGCTTTTGAATAATTATTTAAACGAACCTTTAGATTCATTTTCAAATGAGCCACCCCCTTCTAATGGACTTTCCAAAACATCATTAGAATTAACCTTAACTATTGGCGAAGAACCTGTTTTCCAAGAAATTGCCACTTTTTTAAAACGATGTTGGGAGAACGAAGGCATAAAAGTTAATATTGAGATTGAGGGACCAGAAAAAATTGCTGCTATAACCAGAAATGGCGATTTTGAAATTTTGCTTTATGGCGTTTTAGCGGGTTTGCCTTCTCAACAATACGCTTTTTGGCACTCGAACTTTAAGGAAGACAGAATTAATTTAACTGGATTTTCCAATAGGAGAGTTGATGAACTTTTAGAATTAGCTTCTTTGGCTAACGAGCAAGACAAAAAATATGAATATCTTAAAGAAGCAGAATCTCTTATTGTCAAAGAATATCCGGCAATTTTTCTTTATTCTCCTTATTATATTTATATTTTAAGAGATAATATAAAAGGAGTTGAAATTAATAAAACTCTTTTAACTCCTGAAGAACGTTTTGATAATATTGAAAATTGGTATATTAAAACCAAATTCTAAATTTCAAATTTCAGCTTGGGCGAGTGATGAAATGGGGAGACATATAGCGTTCAGAACGCTATGACCGCAAGGTCGTGTGGGTTCGAATCCCACCTCGCCCATTAACATCAAAAAATTTTATGAATTTAAGAAGTTCTTTCTTCTTAATAAGCATTAATTTTTTGGTTTTTGCCTCAATAGTTAAACGAAGAAGAGGTTCAGTATTAGAAAAACGTATGTTAAACCACCAATCTTTAAATCGTATAGTTAATCCGTCAAAATATTCTTTTTCTGCTTTATTATATTTTTTTTCCAATTGATTAATTATTTCTTTTTTATTTTTTATTTTAAGATTAATTTCTGGTGTTTTATAATATTTTCTAAATTCTTGAATTAAACAAGAAAGGCTTTTTTTGTTTTGAGAAATAATATTTAATACAGAAATAAGCGTTAATCCTCCGCATTCAGCATAAAACATATCTTTCCAATAAAAATGTCCGGATGTTTCCCCGCCTAAAATTGCTTTATTTTTTTTCATACATTCTTTCATAAAAGTGTGGCCTGTTTGACAGGGGCAAGGGAAACCGCCGAAAGCTGTTATTTTTTTTTCAACGATTTTTGAGGAGCTCGCTTTATTATAAACAATTTTTTCTTTAGATTTTTTAGAAAGTAAATATTTAGCTAAAAGAAGAAGTATAAAATCTGACGGGACAAATTTCCCTTTATTGTCAATAAAAATTGTTCTATCTCCATCGCCGTCAAAAGCTAAACCAAAATCAGCCTTTTCTTTATTCACTGCTAAACGAAGGTCTTTTGTATTTTGTGGTTCTAAGGGATTGGGCAAATGATTAGG encodes the following:
- the appA gene encoding Oligopeptide-binding protein AppA precursor, yielding MLSIKKRIIIFIILAIIIILAIFFINKKKESVSLPASGGKYREGIISQPEFNNPLLQDSGSDLAISQLVFSRLIKKGYNLEPNLDLVAKYKINPDSTYTFYLYQNALWHDGKPVTVDDVIFTIDLAKKIKNNSSFNSLDVSKIDNYTFKISYPGNSDKLFSLLDIPILPKHIWENIPENDLNNLNLNIKPIGSGPFIFENIEFDKNKEKVKNYTLRKNDIFYRKPPYLEKIIFTFYPDIESAMKGLKQQEIQGLGFLFKGIDIPPEISYNHQIYKLETPQYVAAFFNLNNEKLTKSIRQSLNSLVDKKNLPPVLKGMGFPISGPLLNNYLNEPLDSFSNEPPPSNGLSKTSLELTLTIGEEPVFQEIATFLKRCWENEGIKVNIEIEGPEKIAAITRNGDFEILLYGVLAGLPSQQYAFWHSNFKEDRINLTGFSNRRVDELLELASLANEQDKKYEYLKEAESLIVKEYPAIFLYSPYYIYILRDNIKGVEINKTLLTPEERFDNIENWYIKTKF